The Streptomyces sp. BA2 genome includes the window GTAGCTCCTCAGCGCGGGCGGTGGCTGAGCAGGTCGCCGGGTTGGCAGTCCAGTACCTCGCAGATGCGGGTCAGGGTGGTGAAGCGGATGGCCCGAGCCCGGCCGTTCTTCAGAATCGAGAGATTCACGTGAGTGACGCCCACCCGCTCCGCCAGCTCGGTCAGGGTCATCCCGCGCCCTTCGAGCAGCCGGTCGAGATGGACCTCGATGGCGTGCTCGTCGCCCTCCTCGGCCATCAGACCGTCCCCTCGAGGTCTTCGCGCATGGCGATGCCGACGCGCATGACCCGGGCGAACGAGAGGATGCCGAGGCCGGTGAGGATCGCCATGAAGGGAACATCCCACAGAAACAGTCCGGACCACGCGTGGCTGCCGCTGTCGACACTCAAGGAGGCGACGAGCGCCCGCTCCACCACGGACGTCACGATCGCGGAGACCACGCTGCCCGCCAGGAGCCACCAGCCGAGGCCGCGCAGCCGTCCGGCGGTCTGTGCGGTGTAGAGGCCGTCGCGCTCCGCACCCTTCATCAGCCGCAGGACGAGCACCAGCGCGCCGGCGGTGAAGAGGAGGGGCACCAGCTGGGACGTGGTGTCGAGCAGGTTCTGGAGCCCGTCGGCAGCCTCCGTGCAGTATGTCGGGTGCGTGTCCAGCAGCAGACTGGCCTTCGGCGCGGGTGTGAAACCCGGGTGCGGACCGGAGCCCCCGGCACCGGTGGTGGCGGTCGTGTCCGTGGCGCACACGGACGCGTCGCCGACGCCGAGAACGGAGACGTTGTCCGCGAAGAGCAGGCCGAGCAGGCCCGCGCCCATCACCGCCGCCATCACCGTCACCACCGACTTGACCGTCGTCGACATCGGCTCCAGCGGACTACGCATCTTCCCCATCACGGACCCCCGTTGACTATGTATCGTTTATCGATGTTATCGATAAACGATACATGAGCTGCCGGTGCCGGAGACCCGCCCCCACAGGGCGGCCGCGGATCACGCCGCGCGGGCCGGCCGCTCCACCAGCGGGTGACCCGCGAGGCCTTCGCTCTGCGCGCCCGCCGCGAGCTGCGCCCACCAAGCACTGGCCAGGTTCGAGGAGAGCAGGACCCGGCCGGGGCGGGCGCCGAGCTCGTCCATGGCGTCCAGGGTGAACATGCCGGTGCCGGTGAAGAGAACCGCGGCGTTCTCGGGGAGGCTGTATCGCCCCATCCGCTCAAGGATGGTCCCGGTGGTCACCTGGTAGGGGTCGTAGCGCTCGCCGGCGGGCACGGGCACCACCTGGTCGACGGTGAGACCGGCCTCCTCCCAGTAGCTCCGGGAGAGATCCGTCAGCCACGGCTCGTAGGGGGAGACCAGCGTCAGCCGGTTCAGGCCGAGCGCTTCGCACGCCGCGAGGATGGCCAGCGTCGAGGACACCACAGGGAAGCCCGCACGGTCGCTGAGTTCGGCACAGAACGTCCGGTCGCCCTCGGGGGACAGCAGGTAGTGCGACGCGCTGCAGGCCACCACCGCGGCATCGAGACGCAACTGCCCGAAGCCGGCCAGGACATCGGGCAGCACTTCGTTGTACGTCTCGAGCATCTCCCGCAGGCTCGTGCCCGGCAGAACGGGGAAGCGGGACGTGTAGACATTCATTCCGGAGCCGAGGAAATGACGGAACTCAGGCTCGGCTGTGGGGTTTTCCGGGGGAACCACAAGCCCGAGCCGGGGCACGGAAGGAATATCCATGATGGCATCACCAATCTGTCGGAGGTATCTCCCGGAAGATATCTCCGTACCGGGCGGCTGCCACTACGGGAATCCGTAGCCCTTTTGTTTCAGGCGGCATTCCTGTGGCGCTGTTCCAGGGCGTGAGCCAGCTGGGCGCGGCGTCTTATCGACAACTTGAGGTAGATCCGGGTGATATGGAGTTCCACGGCACGCGTGGACACCGTGAGCGCCTCGGCGATCTTCCGGTTGGTCATGCCGTCCACCATCATCGCCGCGATGCGTTCCTCGTGCGCGGTCAATCCGGCCCCGCCGGCGGGGCGCCGGTCCGCGGCGGCGGGCCGCCGCCCCCGCAGAGCCTCTCCCGTCATCACGTTCCACTCCCGGACCTCCACATGCGCGATGACCTGGGCCCGGACGTAGGGATCGGCACGCAGAACGCGCAGCAGGGAGTCACGGTCCCGCGCTTCGCAGAGCAGCAGTTCTCCCGAGCCGTCCTGCCACGGACCGCCGCCGATCAGCAGCCCGGCCCTGGCCTTGTCGTTCCAGTAGTCGCGATGCTCCTCCCGCCTCCCGTGGCGAGACTCCGCACCTTCCCGGAAGGTCAACTCGACAACGAAGGTCATCCTCTTTCCTCTCGCCCGGCTCGTCCCTCGCACGTGGTCACCGCGGAACCACACTAAGGGCGAAAGCCGGCTGCCGGGCGGGTGGAACGGGAGAATCAGCGGGCTCTGACATTCCATGACGTTTTCTGACGGAGCCCGAACTTGGAAGTCCTTGACGGTAGTTACCCGGCCGAAGAAGCTTGTAACCAGCGTCAACCAGATTCCCCCCAGAGGGCAGGCCAGGGGTATCCGCGACAGCTTGGGCGATATCCACGAAAGCCTCGCAGGAAAGAGTGCTCGCAATGTCAGCAACAGAGAACCGAGGAACAATCAAGCCCCGCATATCCGATGCGACTCTGCGGGATTCCGCCCACATGGCAGGCGTGGAGTTCAGCGCCAAGGATG containing:
- a CDS encoding LuxR C-terminal-related transcriptional regulator, whose amino-acid sequence is MTFVVELTFREGAESRHGRREEHRDYWNDKARAGLLIGGGPWQDGSGELLLCEARDRDSLLRVLRADPYVRAQVIAHVEVREWNVMTGEALRGRRPAAADRRPAGGAGLTAHEERIAAMMVDGMTNRKIAEALTVSTRAVELHITRIYLKLSIRRRAQLAHALEQRHRNAA
- a CDS encoding maleate cis-trans isomerase family protein — its product is MDIPSVPRLGLVVPPENPTAEPEFRHFLGSGMNVYTSRFPVLPGTSLREMLETYNEVLPDVLAGFGQLRLDAAVVACSASHYLLSPEGDRTFCAELSDRAGFPVVSSTLAILAACEALGLNRLTLVSPYEPWLTDLSRSYWEEAGLTVDQVVPVPAGERYDPYQVTTGTILERMGRYSLPENAAVLFTGTGMFTLDAMDELGARPGRVLLSSNLASAWWAQLAAGAQSEGLAGHPLVERPARAA
- a CDS encoding DUF2975 domain-containing protein; the protein is MGKMRSPLEPMSTTVKSVVTVMAAVMGAGLLGLLFADNVSVLGVGDASVCATDTTATTGAGGSGPHPGFTPAPKASLLLDTHPTYCTEAADGLQNLLDTTSQLVPLLFTAGALVLVLRLMKGAERDGLYTAQTAGRLRGLGWWLLAGSVVSAIVTSVVERALVASLSVDSGSHAWSGLFLWDVPFMAILTGLGILSFARVMRVGIAMREDLEGTV
- a CDS encoding helix-turn-helix domain-containing protein, translating into MAEEGDEHAIEVHLDRLLEGRGMTLTELAERVGVTHVNLSILKNGRARAIRFTTLTRICEVLDCQPGDLLSHRPR